A stretch of Babesia bigemina genome assembly Bbig001, chromosome : V DNA encodes these proteins:
- a CDS encoding -Adenine phosphoribosyltransfer codes for MASNTFKLVEEDFKCYYDLKPGIRFIDMMPVMGDARKLRETVKFMAAGIRERHPEGVDYIAAMELLGVPFGAPLAYELGCGLVVIRKPGKLPGPVYTTHSKKVYDETDLHLQKDAFPEGARVILVDDLIYNGGTLAAACRLLQMGGAKILECDVIVDLPFLNGRETIQKEFPGVNVYGVMEFSPPKNFE; via the coding sequence ATGGCGTCGAACACCTTCAAGCTCGTCGAAGAGGACTTCAAGTGCTACTATGACCTCAAGCCCGGGATACGCTTCATCGACATGATGCCCGTTATGGGTGACGCCCGCAAGTTACGTGAGACCGTAAAGTTCATGGCTGCCGGCATCAGGGAGAGGCACCCAGAAGGCGTCGACTACATAGCAGCCATGGAGCTTCTCGGTGTGCCCTTTGGAGCGCCTCTAGCGTACGAGCTTGGTTGCGGGCTGGTGGTCATCCGCAAACCGGGCAAGCTGCCGGGGCCAGTGTACACCACGCACTCGAAGAAGGTATACGACGAAACCGACCTGCACCTTCAGAAGGACGCTTTTCCAGAGGGCGCAAGGGTAATCCTGGTTGACGACCTAATATACAACGGAGGTACCCTGGCGGCTGCATGCAGGCTTTTGCAGATGGGCGGAGCCAAGATTCTGGAATGCGACGTCATCGTCGATCTCCCATTTCTTAACGGCAGGGAAACCATTCAAAAGGAGTTCCCCGGCGTGAACGTGTACGGTGTCATGGAGTTTTCTCCACCAAAGAATTTTGAATAA